Proteins from a genomic interval of Chloroflexota bacterium:
- the fabZ gene encoding 3-hydroxyacyl-ACP dehydratase FabZ, whose product MEEILKAIPHRPPFLFVDKIIEITDTKIKATRKVNPQEEYFKGHYPGNPIMPGVLICEAIFQSGAILLSRIIGQVDDGVPVLVRINNARFKSMVKPGDTLELEAEVVEKVSSAYFLKGKASVDGRTAATVEFAVTLANNK is encoded by the coding sequence ATGGAAGAGATTCTGAAGGCCATACCCCACCGCCCACCGTTCCTGTTTGTCGATAAGATCATAGAGATCACCGATACAAAAATCAAAGCCACAAGAAAGGTAAATCCGCAGGAGGAGTACTTCAAGGGCCATTACCCGGGCAACCCGATCATGCCTGGGGTCCTTATCTGCGAGGCCATCTTCCAATCAGGCGCGATTCTGCTATCCAGAATCATCGGCCAGGTCGATGATGGCGTTCCGGTCCTGGTCCGGATCAATAATGCCAGATTTAAGAGCATGGTCAAGCCCGGCGACACCCTGGAGCTGGAAGCCGAAGTGGTGGAGAAGGTGAGCAGTGCCTATTTCTTGAAGGGCAAGGCCTCAGTAGACGGAAGAACTGCGG
- a CDS encoding NAD(P)/FAD-dependent oxidoreductase, whose amino-acid sequence MDYDVLIIGAGMSGLAAGIRLAYFDKKVCILEKHYRVGGLNSFYDRGGYRLDVGLHAMTNYVPKGVKSAPLPKLLRQLRLKFEDLDLCQQQMSAIRFPEKTLRFNNDLNFFVQEVGERFPAQADNFQKLLKTIHDYDALALDAKPISARQVVSSIISDPALTDMLLCPLMYYGNALERDMDLAQFVIMFKSIYCEGFARPRDGVRHILDLLVRKYKACGGELRVRCGVQRIKVSGGKVESLLLDNGEVLTAGRVLSSAGYVETMSLLSNHDPSEPKHETGQLSFMESILVLDKQPVDLGLDTTIIFFNNSNRFNYQRPAGPIDVSSGVICCPNNFQFDTPLPEGIIRITNMANFDRWNNLSEEEYGSQKEACLKAALEAAVKITPDFRDSIVFADVFTPRTIYKFTGHLNGAVYGSPQKARNGRTHLDNLFICGTDQGFLGIVGAMLSGISIANLHLLRN is encoded by the coding sequence GTGGATTATGACGTTTTGATTATCGGTGCAGGAATGTCCGGCCTCGCTGCAGGTATCAGGCTGGCCTACTTCGACAAGAAGGTCTGCATCCTTGAAAAACACTACCGTGTCGGCGGGTTAAACTCGTTCTACGACCGCGGCGGTTACAGGCTTGATGTGGGTCTTCATGCCATGACCAACTATGTTCCCAAGGGCGTAAAGTCAGCGCCGTTGCCCAAGCTGCTGCGGCAGCTCAGGCTGAAATTTGAGGACCTTGATTTGTGTCAGCAACAAATGTCAGCCATCAGGTTCCCCGAAAAAACACTGCGGTTCAACAATGATCTCAACTTCTTTGTTCAGGAAGTAGGAGAGAGGTTCCCGGCGCAGGCTGACAACTTCCAGAAGTTGCTGAAGACTATCCACGATTATGACGCACTGGCGCTGGATGCAAAACCGATTTCCGCCCGCCAGGTCGTGAGCAGTATTATCTCCGATCCGGCGCTCACAGATATGCTGCTCTGTCCGCTTATGTACTACGGCAACGCGCTGGAAAGGGATATGGACTTGGCACAGTTTGTCATCATGTTCAAAAGCATTTACTGCGAAGGGTTTGCCAGGCCGAGAGACGGGGTGCGCCACATCCTGGATCTGCTGGTGAGAAAATACAAGGCCTGTGGCGGTGAACTGAGGGTGAGATGCGGAGTACAACGCATCAAGGTATCCGGGGGTAAGGTAGAATCGCTCCTGCTCGATAACGGTGAGGTACTGACAGCGGGCAGGGTGCTGTCCTCAGCCGGTTATGTTGAAACCATGAGTCTATTATCCAACCATGATCCCAGTGAGCCCAAACATGAGACAGGTCAACTCTCCTTCATGGAGTCCATTCTGGTTCTGGATAAGCAGCCAGTTGATCTGGGACTGGATACCACCATCATCTTCTTCAACAATTCGAACCGATTTAACTACCAAAGACCTGCAGGGCCGATTGATGTTTCCAGCGGAGTGATCTGTTGCCCCAACAATTTCCAGTTTGATACCCCACTGCCGGAAGGTATAATCAGGATCACCAACATGGCCAATTTTGACCGCTGGAATAACCTGTCTGAAGAGGAATACGGGTCGCAGAAGGAGGCCTGCCTCAAGGCGGCCCTGGAAGCAGCAGTGAAGATTACCCCTGATTTTCGGGATTCGATTGTGTTTGCCGATGTGTTCACTCCCAGGACTATCTACAAATTCACAGGACATCTGAACGGAGCGGTATACGGTTCACCCCAGAAGGCTAGAAACGGCAGGACACATCTGGACAACCTTTTCATCTGCGGCACAGACCAGGGCTTTCTGGGAATCGTTGGAGCTATGCTCAGCGGCATCTCAATAGCAAATCTTCACCTGCTGAGGAATTAG
- the fabG gene encoding 3-oxoacyl-ACP reductase FabG, protein MFNFEGQTVIVTGGTRGIGRSIAEAFLKAGARVISTYSSNEATAAQFQKDNIQFADRIDMQRFDVAKHEEVEKFYKYVDSKYGSFEVLISNAGIRKDSVLGMMKETDWRSVVDVNLTGTFFMCKFAVMSLMRKRYGRVIVITSPMGRFGWEGQSNYAASKAGQVGLTRSLAKEVATRGITVNCVSPGFIATEFIEDLSDKLRESYLSQIPMKRLGKTEEVAACVLFLASREASYVNGAVLEVTGGL, encoded by the coding sequence ATGTTTAACTTTGAAGGACAGACTGTCATCGTCACCGGCGGCACCAGAGGGATCGGCAGGTCCATTGCAGAGGCATTCTTGAAGGCAGGTGCCCGGGTTATCAGCACGTATTCCTCGAATGAGGCTACAGCAGCGCAATTCCAGAAGGACAATATCCAGTTCGCCGACAGGATCGATATGCAGAGATTTGATGTAGCCAAACACGAGGAGGTAGAGAAGTTCTACAAGTATGTGGACAGCAAATACGGGAGCTTTGAAGTCCTGATAAGCAACGCCGGCATCAGAAAGGATTCCGTGCTCGGAATGATGAAGGAGACAGACTGGCGGAGCGTAGTGGACGTGAACCTTACCGGCACCTTCTTCATGTGCAAATTCGCCGTCATGTCCCTGATGCGAAAACGATACGGGCGGGTTATCGTCATCACCTCTCCAATGGGGAGATTTGGATGGGAAGGCCAGTCGAACTACGCCGCCTCCAAGGCCGGGCAAGTAGGATTGACCAGGTCTCTGGCCAAAGAGGTCGCCACCAGAGGCATTACGGTCAATTGCGTTTCTCCGGGCTTTATTGCCACCGAATTTATTGAGGACCTTTCGGACAAACTGCGGGAGTCATACCTATCCCAGATTCCGATGAAGAGGCTCGGCAAGACTGAAGAGGTAGCTGCCTGCGTTCTTTTCCTGGCTTCCAGAGAAGCATCGTACGTTAACGGTGCTGTCCTGGAAGTGACTGGAGGGCTATAG
- a CDS encoding NAD(P)/FAD-dependent oxidoreductase: MAGDWLEGTKPQYDVIVIGSGLGGLTAANMLARNGYSILLLEHHHKLGGLATWFHRKGGHIFDISLHGFPVGMIKTCRKYWNREIADSIVQLKEIRFDNPQFSLTTTFDREDFTRILQERFKVPGESIEAFFNAARGMNFYDDQQMTTRELFEKFFPGRDDVVRLLMEPITYANGSTLDDPAISYGIVFSNFMSKGVYTFQGGTDKIISMMQAELIKNGVDIRTNSLAEKIIIEDRRVAGVITNGKTIKARAVVSNANVKSTVHKLVGDEHFDSSFAEESSKVRINNSSCQVYMGIKKGQGIDYAGDLYFTSVADKFDSVKLCSRNITSRTYSFYYPQTRPGHDMYSIVASTNANYEDWAHLSPEEYHASKKELIESTVDALGKYVPGVRDKIDYLEAATPKTFERYTLHPNGTSFGTKFEGLKISMGLPGQIRGLFHTGSTGIIMSGWLGAANYGVIVTNNVDKYLRS; the protein is encoded by the coding sequence ATGGCTGGCGATTGGTTAGAGGGCACAAAACCGCAATATGATGTTATCGTCATCGGCAGCGGCCTGGGCGGTCTAACAGCCGCCAACATGCTGGCCAGGAACGGGTATTCCATACTGCTCCTGGAGCACCACCACAAGCTGGGCGGCCTGGCTACATGGTTCCACAGAAAGGGCGGGCACATCTTCGATATCTCTCTGCACGGATTTCCCGTCGGCATGATCAAAACCTGCCGCAAATACTGGAACCGCGAGATCGCGGACTCCATTGTCCAACTAAAGGAGATCCGATTTGATAACCCACAGTTCTCTCTAACCACCACTTTCGACAGGGAGGACTTCACGCGAATTCTACAGGAACGATTCAAGGTCCCCGGAGAGTCTATAGAAGCATTCTTCAACGCTGCCAGGGGGATGAATTTCTACGATGATCAGCAGATGACGACAAGGGAGCTTTTCGAGAAGTTCTTCCCGGGGCGGGATGATGTGGTACGCTTGCTAATGGAGCCCATCACCTATGCCAACGGATCAACCCTCGATGATCCGGCGATAAGCTACGGCATTGTTTTCTCCAACTTCATGAGCAAAGGTGTTTACACCTTTCAGGGCGGGACAGACAAGATCATCTCCATGATGCAGGCCGAGCTCATAAAGAACGGTGTTGACATCCGCACCAACAGCCTGGCAGAGAAGATAATCATTGAGGATAGAAGGGTAGCGGGGGTTATAACAAACGGAAAGACGATCAAAGCCAGGGCAGTAGTCTCCAATGCCAACGTGAAATCAACTGTTCACAAGCTTGTTGGTGATGAGCATTTTGACAGCAGCTTCGCCGAGGAAAGCAGCAAGGTGCGCATCAATAACAGCAGTTGTCAGGTTTACATGGGCATCAAGAAAGGCCAGGGCATTGATTATGCGGGTGACCTCTACTTCACCTCGGTGGCAGACAAATTCGACTCGGTGAAACTATGCAGCAGGAATATCACCAGCCGGACCTACTCCTTTTATTACCCTCAGACCAGGCCCGGCCATGACATGTATTCCATTGTCGCCTCTACAAATGCCAATTATGAGGACTGGGCACATCTTTCCCCTGAGGAATATCACGCGTCCAAAAAGGAGTTGATCGAGTCAACGGTCGATGCTCTGGGGAAGTATGTCCCCGGAGTCCGGGACAAGATCGACTACCTGGAGGCAGCCACGCCGAAGACCTTCGAGAGGTACACCCTCCATCCCAACGGCACCTCTTTCGGCACAAAATTTGAAGGGTTGAAGATCAGCATGGGGCTGCCTGGCCAGATCCGGGGACTCTTCCATACCGGATCGACAGGGATTATCATGTCCGGATGGCTGGGGGCAGCCAACTACGGTGTGATTGTAACCAACAACGTGGACAAGTACCTGAGATCATGA
- a CDS encoding acyl carrier protein: protein MTKDQIRAVVLDVITQIVPDEDLSNLKGDVRIRDQVEMDSMDFLDIIMELRKRYGIEVPEDDYVQLATLDGAVAYLAPLMAHL from the coding sequence ATGACTAAGGATCAGATCAGGGCCGTCGTTCTGGATGTGATCACCCAGATAGTGCCGGATGAAGATCTAAGCAATCTGAAAGGCGATGTTCGCATTCGTGACCAGGTAGAGATGGATTCCATGGACTTCCTGGATATAATCATGGAACTGCGAAAACGCTACGGCATTGAAGTTCCAGAAGATGATTATGTTCAACTAGCTACGTTAGATGGTGCAGTAGCTTACCTCGCACCGCTTATGGCACATCTGTAG